The nucleotide window aaaggtatatgcgttaaagtgcgtgattgtggggaaggggttaaagatgtttccctatacaatattatgtaaaaacttttatccctaatAATTGTGACCCCAAGTTACCCACAAGGGTGATGATTCGATTAAATTTGAGTCTGCAATACCTGGGGATGTCAAGCATCAACCATAACACAAGTGAAATTTGATCTGTATActgatttttgtttgtttgctgttttccgccacactcaacaatttttcagttatctggtagCATCCAgcttttattggtggaagagaaaacccagatacaatgtacatgtacctgggaagagaccacctcTCTTCTGCAAGTACACTGGGAAGCTTTCACACTTACTGAcgtgagcgggattcgaacccgtgccgaccAGTACTGATTAGGTAACCTCATATTAAATTTCTGGTTGAAAAATTACAGCATAGtggaaaaaagtctggaaaactataTTTGGCATGCTCATAAAAATCTCAACTGTGACAAAACTAGAAGTATgatgaaacaagatgtgtttgtgaaacactgatgccctgTATGGCCacactccaaggtcaaagtcacaaggtcaaaaaaatttgtatgaaaagaaaggtcttgtcacaaggaatacacaggTGACATGTGAAAGCctttcacaaggaatacacaggTGACATGTGAAAGCCCTAGCACTAACCATccaaaggtcttgtcacaaggaatacacaggTGACATGTGAAAGCCCTAGCACTAACCATccaaaggtcttgtcacaaggaatacacaggTGACATGTGAAAGCCCTAGCACTAACCATCCAAAGGTATGGCCAAGGTTAGAGTTGTTCAATAGTTGGTCAAACTCCCAAGGCCTCAGTCATGAGGTCCAAATTTTGCTACCTAAAAAAAGGTCTTGTAAAAAAGAATacagatatgaaaaatgaaagcTCCGTCACCAACTATTCAAGAGTTATGACCTAGGTTAAAGGTTCAAGGTCATGAGCTCAAAATTTTGCTAAATAAAAAAAGGTTTTATAAAAaagaatacacatgtaaaatatgaaagccctatcaccaacTATTCATAAGTTATGGCCTAGGCTGAAGGTTTTgctgacaaacagacagacaaacactTCGACAGATCAAAAACTGGCTGAGTTACTGTTCAATATGCTGTAAGTTTTATCTGTGGTTGTGTCACTGTACAGTATGTTGTAAGTTTTATCTGTGACTGTGTCACTGTACAGTATGTTGTAAGTTTTATCTGTGGCTGTGTCACTGTACAGTATGTTGTAAGTTTTATCTGTGACTGTGTCACTGTACAGTATGTTGTAAGTTTTATCTGTGGCTGTGTCACTGTACAGTATGTTGTAAGTTTTATCTGTGACTGTGTCACTGTACAGTATGTTGTAAGTTTTATCTGTGGCTGTGTCACTGTACAGTATGTTGTAAGTTTTATCTGTGGCTGTGTCACTGTACAGTATGTTGTAAAGTTTTACCTGTGGTTGTGTCACTGTACAGTATGTTGTAAGTTTTATCTGTGGTTGTGTCACTGTATCAGTATGTTGTAAGTTTTATCTGTGGTTGTGTCACTGTACAGTGTGTTGTAAAGTTTTATCTGTGGTTGTGTCACTGTATTAGTATGTTGTAAGTTTTATATGTGGCTGTGCCACTGTATCAGTATGTTGTAAGTTTTTTTTACCTCTGTGGAATGTAGAACATTTTGCTGAGTGGAGGTTTGTAAAGTTTTCCTCTGTATGCTGGCCACAGTCCACTGAGAATTCGGAACAGAGAGGACTTGCCACAGCCATTTGGACCAGTAATCAGTAGATGCATGCTTGGTTCAATCTGTCGTGATATAAAAAGCAGCTGAGTGTACATcaacaatatatatctataacactgTTACTGTAATGACATTTATTTCTGATGTGTTCATTATAAATGAGTTTCAAGACTAATACATGTAAGTGGAGCAGGGAAACATCTATGTGTACATCTTATGGTACATGTGATAAAAATGCTAAATTTAATTAAAGGAGAAATCAACTTCTTCAACAATATCagaataaaatttcaaaagtttttacAAATACCCACAGTAATGATCGATTATTGAGCTGATAGTCTGTGACTCTGTATTATATAATCTCAACATGAATAAAAGGGTGACCATTCCCTCACCTACATCCCTCCCTGCactgttatataaatattgcatgtagttgagggcactattatataaatattgcatgtagttgagggtactgttatataaatattgcatgtagttgagggcactgttatataaatattgcatataGTTGAGGGAactgttatataaatattgcatgtagttgagggcactgttatataaatattgcatgtagttgagggcactgttatataaatattgcatgtagttgagggcactgttatataaatattgcatgtagttgagggcactgttatataaatattgcatgtagttgagggaactgttatataaatattgcatgtagttgagggcactgttatatagatattgcatgtagttgagggcactgttatatagatattgcatgtagttgagggcactgttatatagatattgcatgtagttgagggcactgttatatagatattgcatgtagttgagggaactgttatataaatattgcatgtagttgagggaactgttatataaatattgcatgtagttgagggcactgttatatagatattgcatgtagttgagggcactgttatatagatattgcatgtagttgagggaactgttatataaatattgcatgtagttgagggcactgttatataaatattgcatgtagttgagggcactgttatataaatattgcatgtagttgagggcaCTGTTATATAGATATTGCATGTAGCTGAGGGCACTGTTATAtagatattgcatgtagttgagggaactgttatataaatattgcatgtagttgagggcactgttatataaatattgcatgtagttgagggaactgttatataaatattgcatgtagttgagggcactgttatatagatattgcatgtagttgagggcactgttatatagatattgcatgtagttgagggcactgttatatagatattgcatgtagttgagggcactgttatataaatattgcatgtagttgagggaactgttatataaatattgcatgtagttgagggaactgttatataaatattgcatgtagttgagggcactgttatataaatattgcatgtagttgagggcactgttatataaatattgcatgtagttgagggtaacattgaaaattttcacccagAGAAAACCATTTGTCAACTGAGctgtagccgaggttgacaatggtttctcgggggggggggggggggggggaattttcaatgttaccttcaactacatgcaatattttgttttaaacaacaaagcagaaaaacCAATGtttgttgacatttgatcaattgCACTATTATGCAATGTTTTGTACATCAATGCAGGTATTCGCATTTATTACAAATCCTCAAACGACGTTGTCTAACAATCTACAGCGAACAGTAAGGGCATAAATTTGaggcatgtgataatttttataatatcacctgTTATCAAGTATTGTTAGATGCTAGATACTATTACCCTGGAGCGTATGCTTTCtattctcagagggtaacatcatgttttttcaaatgcttctcgaccaatcagattggagtattttatatgaaaatataacaaaatacattgCTACATTTATGCAGAGAACAATATTTGCTACTGTGTAATGTATACTATTGTACATTGAGTGTAATGATTGTACAATATGCCCTGTACACGGATACTAGCGTACAGACTTATTTTGATTTAGTTGTAAGAAATTGGAGTTCTTTAATACAAAATGAGTTCCATACCTTCAGTGAAAGAGTAGAAACAATGACATCTCCATTAGGTGTGATAATGGGTAGCTCCTCTATGTCTATTGTGGCATCAGTGTCCATCACATCTCCTTCAGCCATCACagaaatgtatacaataatctGGTTAGCATGGGGTAATGGAGGGGGAATCATGTTATAACTTATATATCTCATGTTACAATTCCTTTATTTTGCATATTTCTGGAAGATTTATCAATCACATATACTTCATGGAATCTCTACACAACGTAActcagttttattttgtttaaggATGGCACTGTTACATCGcaataatggctgacttccttttgaaatgcaaaaaaTTAGGACCTTGATTTCACTTGGGGAGATTGAGCCACAAAGAATCACTTGTATTTCACAGAGTGAAAAGTTTAATACGGTTAAGTGAAGAAACTAGGCATGGTTTACAatttaaatattataaatattgcattttctgataacAAACTTCTGTTACTATGTTCATGCAGAGTATAGCAATAGTACATGTTCAGTGGTCAAGCCAAATCCATCCCATCAAACATGTATATGCAGTTCTGATTCAGACATCAACAATGACTTTGCTGGAAATAgctttgaaataaaacatgaaaCTAATGAAATGCTGTATCCTCCGCAAGGCCATCTCTTGTGCAAATCACTATAAATATCTATTTGTGTGGATCAGTGCAATACTGTGAATGTCAATGATTTTAACATGACTAAAATGTTAATGAataatccagatttcattttctATAGCAGAGTAATCTTCATAATTTATTATCTTCTACTCGGTTTACAATTTGAGAGTGATAAAACAGGGGTGGCTTTATCTCGTATCAATTAgctttttttccagttttccatgtttcatgtataaaatttcaaaagcTCTCATAATGTCAGTGTACTATTTGGGCGATTCAAAAGTAAGTGATCGGCAATAAATAGAATAACAGAGTAAACATGAAGAGAGCCTTTGTGAAGACTCAAGGTCAAACTCAAGGTCGACAACAGCAATATACTCTTTTCAGATTTATCTGTATACAAACTCTCATGACCAGTTTTGCATTTTTTATCCAAAATAAATCAGATgtgatctttaaaaaaaatctattcaAAATACACCCTGATCCAAATTGTACACCTGCACAAGATATTCTGCTAGATATGGTAATAAATCTCAAACTCCATAACCCAACTGTGTGTAATTTCTTTACAGGGCTGGCATAGCTAAATTCCTACACCTGTTCTTCACTCTGAGAATTACCACACAACATTGCTTTCATTAACAGCAGAAGTTGCTTTCTAAGCATCCTAGTAATGTTATTGTCATCACAAGGAGATACTTCCAACAGAAACACAAGATGTCACAAGTCTGCAGTACCTCTCATTTATGTTTCTACATCCATGTCTCATGCACCCTCTGTATCAGATATTACAGACACTCAATACATTGGCATATATCACCATGATCACTTCTGGTGGTATACGTCCTTAATTACATCACAATTAAATTTACGTGCTTTGTAGCTTTATGTAACCACCAACAAATAATTTTTCAAGTAAAACTGAAATAACATACCTATTATTTCCATTGGTCCTGCAATCTTTAcatgtttaaataaaattgaaataacaTACCCATTATTTCCATTGGTCCTGCAATCTTTACATGTTTAGTCTTCCCAGGTATAGTTTTGGTCACCATGCTTCTTTCATACTTTCCTGATTTACAATCTTCAAACACCTCAAACATTTCTGTCACTCTGGCTGTGTAACCTGCCAGCTCAGTGATCTAGGATTTAGCAGAATTTGAAACAGATAGATCAAAAAAACGTGGAGGAAGACTATATTGTTGTTTCACATAGATTATCGTTAATAGATAGATCTAGACTATGGTGCATGCTGATAAGACAAGGTATTGATGGATAACTGTTGAAAATTATACAGTctttatataaaaatgtaaaatcctGTGTAAAGCACAATGGTTTGCTATCGGAATACTTTGAAAATAGGATCGGGCTTTTCCAGGGTGAGGTATTGTCACCTATATTGTACAGTTTATATGTGAATGATTgtgaaatgcattttattaatGTACGCTGATGATATGGTTCTGTTTGCTGAGAGTCCTGAGTCCCTACAACGTATGCTTGACACTTTACACGTTTATAacaatgaatggaaattaaCTTTAAATGTCGATAAAACTAAAATAATGATCTTCAGAAACGGAGGTAAAATAAGAGGTAATGAAACATTTTTCTACAATGGGAGGGAGCTTGAAACGGTTGATAAATTTAATTATCTAGGAATGTTATTAAATTATAATGGAAAGTTTAACATTAGACAAAAACATGTAGCAGATCAAGGGAGGAAAGCGTTTTTTGCAATTAACAGTAAACTAAGGAAATACAAATTTAACATTAAAAGTAAGTGTTCTGTTTTTGATACATATGTAAACAGTGTTTTAAATTACGGATGTGAAGTTTGGGGTTTTCATAAAGCCAAAGATGTtgaaaaattacatgcattattCTGTAAAAACGTTTTAGCGGTAAAGAAAAGTACGTGCAATAGCTTAGTGTATTATGAATTAGGAAGATTTCCCCTGCATATCATTAGAAAATCAAGAATCCTTAAATATTGGATAAAATTAAAGAATTCAGATAATTGTATTTTGCGATCGTGTTTAGAAGACAGAGAAAATTTAAATGATCCTTGGGTTAATGACATACGAACTGAATTAAATCGCTTAGGTCTTGGatacatttttaatgaaagCATTATTGATAAACCTACGCAAAAAATATTAGAGTAAAGATTTTTTGATTTACATaagcaagaaatgttttctGCAATTAGAAAGTCATCACGAGGGGAATACTATCAATATATAGCAGGCAATTTTGGATTACAGTATTATTTATCTAAATCAATGAGTGAAATACATAGAAAAACTATAACTAGATTCAGACTATCCTCTCACAATCTTAATATAGAATCAGGTCGATACAAAAATGAACTTAGGAACAATagaatatgtacattgtgtgATTTAAAAGACATACAGGATGAGtttcactttattttgaaatgtcaaaAATACCAAGAAATATGCAATtcatatatcaaaaagtattattttAGACGTCCAAGcattttcaaattaattcaattattaaggtagtactctacatcgtcataatggctgacttcctttaaaaacatggatgacaaaatcgatatcagcaatatttgacttttccttttccatttaaatacctagccgagtagctcagtaggttagaataccgactgctgaactgtaggtcgcaggttcgagtccagcaggggttttaaatttttttcagattaccttctactaaaactgtattttttgacaaaataaagtaaatttgaaaattttcaaattcaaaatatttttgtacatatcctacacttttcatctacatcaaatttctctggtgtagcatacctccttaagtgtACAAAATGTTAAAGAATTGCGAAACTTAGGAAATTTTTTATTCCTAGCAGAGAAAATAAGAAAGGataattcataattgtaattacaccccatttctttttctcatttaacacaattttttttcttctatttttattttcatacaactcTCACGCAATCAcctatattacaaatattactTTTTATACTTATATGTTTGTGTATGCTGATCTATAGCTCTGATTATGTGTATGTTGTTCAccttatattttattatgtataaaattgtatatctgATGTGCCAGATGGCACAAagaaataaactgaactgaatTTTGTCCATAAACTGAATCTGATAGTAAATAATTAAAGTAagaattatacatgtttattttgaaaagaaaaaattatcTGACAgtgattaaattttttttcggCATGGTTCAAATTTACGCCAAGTCCATGTTCACAGGAAATTTAAGGAATTTTGTACCAGAgtattttcaattcttttctttttcattgaaatacaaattgataattGATCCGACACAATAAATTCTATTGTCTAAGTAATGACAAGGTAAAATATGCTGCAAAGCAATCATGATACATATGTCGAAAATTGCTGCAAAATTGCCTGAATTCACTTATTTCATACATAAGTACTGTTATGAGAATGTTCATTATGCCTGAATACATAATCCTACCACCTGTGTTTCTTTGTCATGGCAATTTACTGATACATGTCAGACACTGATCAACGTGTCACTTGAtgtggaatcattagatttcgtggtggctcaattttaaTAGATTTCGTGGGTACCCTTAATCCCATGGATTTAAAAccacaatgaaatacacaatacacaatTTATACAATTTTTTGATGTACAGAGGCTATATCCACAAAAcagtaaaatctccacaatTCACAAAAATTGGCCCCTATGAATTCAAATGATTCCAAGGTACTTGGGTAGTCATTATTTCTTTGGCACTGGACATAAGAAATACATTGTACGATAACAAGATTCACTGATCATCAGTAAATAAACATATCTAACTTTCAGGTTGTTTTCAACACACAATGTATGGATTCTAATGCACATTAATCAAACAGTAAATAGACACAATATCAGTAAAGAGATTAAAACAGTTAAAATCTATGGATAATGCTTAGTTCTTTCAATTCATTCAAGCATCTGAGAATATAGGGCTGatcaaaaacaacaaatatggcatCCAAGTGATGTGCAGAACATGTGGATTTCTATGCAACAAAGacttaaatcactactgtgttggaATGTTgtattttcaccactcagataccaacagaatatggtccacAAGATCTTTACATGGCATATACCATTTTGGTTAGTaatggagtgaaatcaacattgTAGATATTGACCccgattttaattttaaaatgttttgacAGTTATCATGAGAGATAAGTGTATCAATGAAGGAGAGGTTTTCAAAGACTCCCAAATGATAGAATTGTTACATTTTgacataaatgaaaacaatatcaaacattttaaattgaatgtagatttgtttaaaaataaaaaataaaaacaacccaaaaaacaaaacaaccaacttatgtaaaattcaatgaaGTATGCAACTCATTATGAATGTTAATTTTTACACAGTCATTAGATAAGATGACCTATGACCTGAATCAATAAAACCTGACTTATGCTGTTCTAAATGGAAACTAAACCACATTGAGCTAACCCTGGATCGTCCCAGCTCTAATGAGAATGCCAGGTGGTTTTTTTTCTCAACCTAAAAGCAGATTGTTTAGTTTCATGGCTGTGTACAAATCCAAAGAATTTCAACCcatggaaaaaaaatgaaaagtggAATTTTGATCCCTTGAAAATAAGTACCTCTACAGTATCAGACTTCATAAGTACCTCTACAGTATTAGACTTCATAAGTACCTCTACAGTATTAGACTTCATAAGTACCTCTACAGTATCAGACTTCATAAGTACCTCTACAGTATCAGACTTCATAAGTACCTCTACAGTATTAGACTTCATAAGTACCTCTACAGTATCAGACTTCATAAGTACCTCTACAGTATCAGACTTCATAAGTACCTCTACAGTATTAGACTTCATAAGTACCTCTACAGTATCAGACTTCATAAGTACCTCTACAGTATCAGACTTCATAAGTACCTCTACAGTATTAGACTTCATAAGTACCTCTACAGTATCAGACTTCATAAGTACCTCTACAGTATCAGACTTCATAAGTACCTTTACAGTTTTAGACTTCATAAGTACCTCTACAGTATCAGACTTCATAAGTACCTCTACAGTAATAGACTTCATAAGTACCTCTACAGTATTAGACTTCATAAGTACCTCTACAGTATCAGACTTCATAAGTACCTCTACAGTAATATACTTCATAAGTACCTCTACAGTATCAGACTTCATAAATACCTCTACAGTATTAGACTTCATTTGAATGGCAGAATTTATCTGATCGTGAATACTGTTTTACCTCTTTGTATGAAGACATCATACGTTCTATGGCATCAGCAGAGTTTATCAACAAATTTCTGGCTGTGGTAAAGGCTTTAGTTCTTTCACTCACTCCTCCATCTGGATCATCATCCACAGATGATCCTGATAATAGATAATGTAATAGAAAATGACAGCACATCACTTAGTCATTCATGAACAGTGCCAATAATTTGTTGTGCTAAAATGTACACCAATACAGGcatataagaaaaaaaattaaagatccAATACAAATGTTCATCTGCATACCATCAGCTCTGATGCCACCACCCCGTGCAGACATGATAGGGATGGCCACCATGATCAGTCCACTGGCACTCCAGCCATACTTCATCAGAAACTGTTCCAACATAATGTACCATAACTTCTTTGTAAAAATCAAGTCTGTTTGTTGAACAAGAGCTCTGTAGGCTTTCCCAAGCAAATTTTGCTCAACCTAAAGAAACACATGCATTTATTTAATAGAAATCAATCTTAATATTATGGCTTTACTTTTAATGATTACAGTCTTTATTTGCCAAAATACCATTACTCAAAACAAATACCTTGTGTCCTCCATAGAATGCTATTTCTTCTGCATTTGCTATTATTCTTGAGTGAATATATCTCAGGTACCCTTTCCTATTTGCCTCTTCTGCTACGAGGTTTCCAAATTTTGGAGAAACAGCCTTAAGGATTTGTGCTGTGACAAATGTTACAACGGTGGCAATGATAGTTGGCCATTTTGAACTAGCACCTCTACTACTGGCAAATGAATATAGTGTAAATGATATAAGGGCTACATCCAGCATGGGTTTTGTTAAGTGTGAATACAGGTGGGCCAACGACTGTGTAAACATACTGATGTCATCTGTCAAACACTGGTCAGCATTGGCTAGTCTGCTGTCCAGATTGCTGACACGGTAGTATGTCTGATTGGAGAAGTACAGTTTGTAGGCATGATTGACTAGACGAGTTCTCAGCAACAGACCGAGTTTGCTTTCAAGGAATCGAATAAGACTATTGATAAATGTTGCGGGTATAGCAATTAACAGCCACTGTCCTAATCTAAGAAGAAAACTTCTCAAATCTCGCTTTACAATAGTCTGTACAATACGACCATCCAATGTTGCAACATAAATTGATAGAAAAGTTCTGGCAAACAAGGTTCCCGTGTGAAGTACCAAAATTCCGAATTCTCTCGACCACACAGAAGGaatgattatttttaataaatagcGTAGTTGGTGGTAAAATATGCGATCAACATTATGAGAGGCACCTGATTTCCTTTTTGTAGAAGTATCTCTCTCTAACTTCAATACTGTTTCCAGTTTTCTTGTTTTCCTTGTCTTTATTATCTTCCATAGCAGAGGCCAGAGTTTCTTCGCGCCGTATGCCAACACGACACATGCTGCTGCGCTGGTTGCTATCTGTTTACGTGTTGGTTTGGTTAAGGACGCTGGTGACACCATTTTAGACATTTTATACTATTTCTACAATAATACatacaatttcatttttctcATTGATTTTCGTCTGTCCTCAGTCCTGTCAAAATACTGGGTCACGTGAGTTAGGCCCACAATCACTAAACTGACCTTTGAAACTAAAGAGTTCCTTCCGCTATCAACATCCGTCGTCTGCAAAGATAATGAATTGGATGGGGGGTGCTCGTAGTCGTATAAAGCATAGTGGagacaagaaaataaaaaaggtATACATTGAACAATACCACTTGATTTCTTAAATGTTCTTTACATGATAATGGTCTCGTCACGAAACAAGGAATTTCTAGTCTAAATGTTCTTGACAAGTAAAAAGAAGGGGAAAAATCGTAGAGGGGGAGGGAGCGTTCTTTTAtccctgcaatgcatgcatatgggggatattttaaaaagtctttGGTAAGATTTAATCATTTGATTTACTGATGAAGTGGCCGATTCCTGTGATGTAAACGATTTCATCACTGTAATAAATTTATAG belongs to Ostrea edulis chromosome 7, xbOstEdul1.1, whole genome shotgun sequence and includes:
- the LOC125657088 gene encoding ATP-binding cassette sub-family D member 2-like — its product is MSKMVSPASLTKPTRKQIATSAAACVVLAYGAKKLWPLLWKIIKTRKTRKLETVLKLERDTSTKRKSGASHNVDRIFYHQLRYLLKIIIPSVWSREFGILVLHTGTLFARTFLSIYVATLDGRIVQTIVKRDLRSFLLRLGQWLLIAIPATFINSLIRFLESKLGLLLRTRLVNHAYKLYFSNQTYYRVSNLDSRLANADQCLTDDISMFTQSLAHLYSHLTKPMLDVALISFTLYSFASSRGASSKWPTIIATVVTFVTAQILKAVSPKFGNLVAEEANRKGYLRYIHSRIIANAEEIAFYGGHKVEQNLLGKAYRALVQQTDLIFTKKLWYIMLEQFLMKYGWSASGLIMVAIPIMSARGGGIRADGSSVDDDPDGGVSERTKAFTTARNLLINSADAIERMMSSYKEITELAGYTARVTEMFEVFEDCKSGKYERSMVTKTIPGKTKHVKIAGPMEIMGDVMDTDATIDIEELPIITPNGDVIVSTLSLKIEPSMHLLITGPNGCGKSSLFRILSGLWPAYRGKLYKPPLSKMFYIPQRPYMSLGTFRDQVIYPDTFEDMKGKEYTDTDLENILKIVNLQQIVEREGGWDSRGDWKDVLSGGEKQRMGMARIFYHRPQFALLDECTSAVSIDVESKIYQAVKDAGICLLTITHRPSLWKFHTHLLQFDGEGGWKMEALDTNTRLSLNEEKGRLETQLAGMPAMKNRLKELCSILGDDSVLLSKSESMTNIQVTENEDL